One Sphingomonas sp. FARSPH DNA segment encodes these proteins:
- a CDS encoding glycine zipper 2TM domain-containing protein encodes MIARLIAAAAAAATLAAAAPVAAQSAADDARWSAAQARFDTELARYRAEFDRYRASRGGSYGGGYGAAPTGPGGYRQAPVPGAYDQGYAADDDRYENGYDPARYYRAGSNYRERVLSPDERVYAGNDGRYYCRRSDGTTGLIVGGAAGGILGNLIDGGHSRIVGTLLGGAAGALAGKSIDQNQSEIRCR; translated from the coding sequence ATGATCGCTCGCCTGATCGCCGCTGCCGCTGCGGCAGCCACCCTTGCCGCCGCGGCGCCCGTCGCGGCGCAGAGCGCGGCGGACGACGCCCGCTGGAGCGCGGCACAGGCGCGCTTCGATACGGAGCTTGCCCGATATCGCGCGGAATTCGACCGCTATCGCGCGTCGCGCGGCGGCAGCTACGGCGGCGGCTATGGCGCAGCGCCGACCGGTCCCGGCGGGTATCGCCAGGCGCCGGTTCCGGGTGCGTATGACCAGGGCTATGCCGCGGACGACGACCGGTACGAAAACGGCTACGACCCGGCCCGCTATTACCGCGCCGGCAGCAATTATCGCGAGCGCGTGCTGAGCCCGGACGAACGCGTCTACGCGGGCAATGACGGGCGGTATTATTGCCGCCGCAGCGACGGGACGACGGGCCTGATCGTCGGCGGCGCGGCCGGCGGTATCCTCGGCAATCTGATCGATGGCGGCCACAGCCGCATTGTCGGCACTTTGCTCGGCGGCGCTGCGGGCGCGCTGGCGGGCAAGTCGATTGACCAAAACCAGTCGGAAATCCGCTGCCGCTGA
- a CDS encoding MFS transporter, producing MTDGLSLPRRYFAIAAISAGTALTIIDGGIATVALPTIARDLGVANSAVVAVVTVYQLILAMMILPFSGLGDRFGLKRTYQFGQIVFTVATMLCFFAKSLPFLLVVRAAQALGAAAALSVSAALIRSIYPARQLGRGLGINSVVVSSSAALAPTLGGLVLSVAPWPWVFASAVPFALASLALGRALPAPQPRDEPFDVLGGVMCASMIGLVIGGAESGVHGDSPVVSAAIVMVGIGIGAIFIRRERGEAKPILPIDLLAKPVIALSAIGGYAAFTASMTLLLSTPFRLQHGFGMSAAEVGAAIAPWPLTNMIVAPLAGWLSDRVPAGILGGIGMAVSIVALVLIAFLPADPGYFDIAWRMALCGSGFGMFLPPNSRLVIGSAPRDRSAAAGGLIGTVRLVGQTTGATLVAALLALGIGAGRTPPLVAAGLALVAGLCSLTRLRPSIRNPQSAEAEDGQPATHVAR from the coding sequence ATGACCGACGGCCTGTCCCTGCCCCGCCGCTATTTCGCCATCGCCGCCATTTCCGCCGGCACCGCGCTCACCATCATCGACGGCGGCATCGCCACCGTCGCGCTGCCGACGATCGCGCGCGACCTGGGCGTCGCGAACAGCGCGGTGGTCGCGGTGGTGACGGTGTACCAGCTGATCCTGGCGATGATGATCCTGCCGTTTTCCGGCCTCGGCGACCGGTTCGGGCTGAAGCGCACCTATCAGTTCGGGCAGATCGTGTTCACCGTCGCGACGATGCTGTGCTTTTTCGCCAAGAGCCTGCCGTTCCTGCTCGTCGTGCGCGCGGCGCAGGCGCTGGGCGCCGCCGCCGCGCTCAGCGTCTCGGCCGCGCTGATCCGCTCCATCTACCCGGCCAGGCAGCTCGGGCGGGGGCTCGGCATCAACTCCGTCGTGGTGTCGAGTTCGGCCGCGCTCGCGCCGACGCTCGGCGGTCTCGTCCTGTCGGTAGCGCCATGGCCGTGGGTGTTCGCCAGCGCGGTACCCTTCGCGCTCGCCAGCCTCGCGCTCGGCCGCGCCCTGCCCGCGCCGCAGCCGCGCGACGAACCCTTCGACGTGCTGGGCGGGGTGATGTGCGCAAGCATGATCGGCCTGGTGATCGGCGGCGCGGAAAGCGGCGTCCACGGCGACAGCCCCGTCGTATCCGCGGCGATCGTCATGGTAGGCATCGGCATCGGCGCGATCTTCATCCGCCGCGAACGGGGTGAGGCGAAGCCGATCCTGCCGATCGACCTGCTGGCAAAGCCGGTGATCGCGCTGTCCGCAATCGGCGGCTATGCGGCCTTTACCGCGTCGATGACGCTGTTGCTTTCCACGCCTTTCCGTCTCCAGCACGGTTTCGGGATGAGCGCGGCGGAGGTCGGCGCGGCGATCGCGCCCTGGCCGCTCACCAACATGATCGTCGCCCCCCTGGCCGGCTGGTTGTCGGACCGGGTGCCGGCGGGCATCCTCGGCGGGATCGGCATGGCGGTGTCGATCGTCGCGCTGGTGCTGATCGCCTTTCTGCCCGCCGATCCGGGCTATTTCGATATCGCCTGGCGGATGGCGCTGTGCGGGTCGGGCTTCGGCATGTTCCTGCCGCCCAATTCGCGGCTCGTCATCGGCTCTGCCCCGCGCGACCGCTCCGCGGCGGCCGGCGGCCTGATCGGCACGGTGCGCCTCGTCGGCCAGACGACGGGCGCGACCCTGGTCGCCGCGCTGCTCGCGCTCGGCATCGGTGCCGGCCGCACCCCGCCCCTCGTTGCAGCGGGCCTCGCGCTCGTCGCCGGGCTGTGCAGCCTAACCCGCCTGCGCCCCTCGATCCGCAATCCCCAGTCGGCAGAGGCGGAGGACGGTCAGCCCGCAACCCACGTCGCGCGCTGA
- a CDS encoding DUF5872 domain-containing protein, protein MADTATKSDPALWERVKDEITAGARGGRKGQWSARKAQLAVAEYKKRGGGYEGRTDPHNALHAWTEEDWGTRSGKASGKTYERYLPNKARAALSDDDYARTTAKKRADTKKGRQFSAQPDDVAAKTAPYRDHRSKADLYAEAKKRDIQGRSTMTKAELANALAGD, encoded by the coding sequence ATGGCCGACACTGCGACGAAGAGCGACCCTGCGCTGTGGGAACGGGTCAAGGACGAGATCACTGCGGGCGCAAGGGGCGGTCGCAAAGGCCAATGGTCGGCGCGCAAGGCGCAGCTCGCCGTCGCCGAATACAAGAAACGCGGTGGCGGTTACGAGGGCCGGACGGACCCGCACAACGCGCTGCACGCATGGACCGAGGAAGACTGGGGCACTAGGTCTGGCAAGGCGAGCGGCAAGACATACGAGCGCTATCTGCCCAACAAGGCGCGCGCCGCGCTAAGCGACGACGATTATGCCCGCACGACGGCGAAGAAGCGCGCCGACACGAAGAAGGGGCGGCAATTCTCGGCGCAACCCGACGACGTCGCAGCCAAGACCGCGCCCTATCGCGACCATCGCAGCAAGGCCGACCTCTATGCCGAGGCGAAGAAACGCGACATCCAGGGCCGCTCGACGATGACCAAGGCCGAATTGGCGAATGCGCTGGCCGGCGATTGA
- a CDS encoding ATP-dependent helicase, which yields MTDTADALQDPPYLKGLNPPQREAVLTTEGPVLMLAGAGTGKTAALTARLAHLLWTRKAWPSEILAVTFTNKAAREMRERVGRLVGEAVEGMPWLGTFHAIGAKMLRRHAELVGLQSNFTILDTDDQLRLLKQLIVAADLDEKRFPARSLAGLIDDWKNKGLVPADIDAGESERYANGRGGELYAQYQERLKALNACDFGDLLLHMLTILKTHADVLRLYQERFRYIMVDEYQDTNVVQYLWLRLLAQARKNIACVGDDDQSIYSWRGAQVENILRFERDFPGAAVIKLEQNYRSTPHILGAASGVIAHNGGRLGKTLWTELDVGEKVRVVGVWDGPEEARRVGDEIEAARRSGTSLDRIAILVRAQHQTREFEDRFIAIGLPYRIVGGYRFYERAEIRDALAYLRIVNQPADDLAFERIVNVPKRGLGDKALAKIHQLARIEGLPLTIASARILDTDELTPQARRALGNLVGDIARWRDMARELPHAELARQLLDESGYTAMWQAEKSVEAAGRLENLSELVRAMEDYETLGAFLEHVSLVMDNEGGAQDPQVTIMTIHAAKGLEFDTVFLPGWEEGLFPSQRSLDEGGTKSLEEERRLAYVAITRARRLAVILHAANRRIYGQWTSSIPSRFVGELPPEHVDSETTMAGGESLWRANWSERADPFADVARGTGRGPGWQRAAGAGSSFTTQPTRIVESRASAVSLGSKGRSDLSPGLRVFHQKFGYGAIAEIEGNKLEIDFESAGRKRVLDSFVTVA from the coding sequence GTGACCGACACCGCCGACGCCTTGCAGGACCCGCCCTATCTCAAGGGCCTCAATCCGCCCCAGCGTGAGGCGGTGCTGACCACGGAAGGCCCGGTGCTGATGCTCGCCGGCGCCGGCACGGGCAAGACCGCCGCGCTGACGGCGCGGCTTGCGCATTTGTTGTGGACGCGCAAGGCATGGCCGTCCGAAATCCTTGCGGTCACCTTCACCAACAAGGCGGCGCGCGAGATGCGCGAACGCGTCGGCCGGCTGGTCGGCGAGGCGGTGGAGGGCATGCCGTGGCTCGGCACCTTCCACGCGATCGGCGCGAAGATGCTGCGCCGCCACGCCGAACTCGTCGGGCTGCAGAGCAATTTCACCATCCTCGACACCGACGACCAATTGCGGCTGCTGAAGCAGTTGATCGTCGCCGCCGACCTCGACGAGAAGCGTTTTCCCGCGCGCAGTCTCGCCGGGCTGATCGACGACTGGAAGAACAAGGGCCTCGTGCCCGCCGACATCGACGCGGGCGAGAGCGAACGCTACGCCAACGGTCGCGGCGGCGAGCTGTATGCACAATATCAGGAGCGGCTGAAGGCGCTCAACGCCTGCGATTTCGGCGACCTGTTGCTTCATATGCTCACCATCCTGAAGACGCATGCCGACGTGCTGCGCCTGTACCAGGAGCGGTTCCGCTACATCATGGTCGACGAATATCAGGACACCAATGTCGTCCAGTATCTCTGGCTGCGGCTGCTCGCGCAGGCGCGCAAGAACATCGCCTGCGTCGGCGACGACGACCAGTCGATCTATTCCTGGCGCGGCGCACAGGTGGAGAACATCCTGCGCTTCGAGCGCGACTTTCCGGGCGCGGCGGTGATCAAGCTGGAGCAGAATTACCGCTCCACCCCGCATATCCTCGGTGCCGCATCCGGCGTCATCGCACACAATGGCGGACGGCTGGGCAAGACGCTGTGGACCGAACTCGACGTCGGCGAGAAGGTCCGTGTCGTCGGCGTCTGGGATGGCCCCGAGGAAGCGCGACGCGTCGGCGACGAGATCGAGGCGGCGCGGCGCAGTGGCACCAGCCTCGACCGGATCGCGATCCTCGTCCGCGCGCAGCACCAGACGCGCGAGTTCGAGGACCGGTTCATCGCGATCGGCCTGCCCTATCGCATCGTCGGCGGTTATCGCTTCTACGAGCGCGCCGAAATCCGCGACGCGCTCGCCTACCTCCGCATCGTCAATCAGCCGGCGGACGATTTGGCGTTCGAACGCATCGTCAACGTGCCCAAGCGTGGGCTGGGCGATAAGGCGCTGGCGAAGATCCACCAGCTCGCCCGGATCGAGGGCCTGCCGCTGACGATCGCGTCGGCGCGCATCCTCGACACCGACGAACTGACCCCGCAGGCGCGCCGCGCGCTCGGCAACCTCGTCGGCGACATCGCGCGCTGGCGCGATATGGCGCGCGAGCTGCCGCATGCCGAACTCGCGCGCCAATTGCTCGACGAGAGCGGCTATACGGCGATGTGGCAGGCGGAAAAGTCGGTCGAGGCGGCGGGGCGGCTGGAGAATCTGTCCGAACTCGTCCGCGCGATGGAGGATTACGAGACGCTCGGCGCGTTCCTCGAACACGTCAGCCTCGTCATGGACAATGAAGGCGGTGCGCAGGACCCGCAGGTGACGATCATGACGATCCACGCCGCCAAGGGTCTGGAATTCGACACGGTCTTCCTGCCCGGCTGGGAGGAAGGGCTGTTTCCCTCGCAACGCTCGCTCGACGAGGGCGGCACCAAGAGCCTGGAGGAGGAGCGCCGGCTCGCCTATGTCGCGATCACCCGCGCACGGCGGCTGGCGGTGATCCTGCATGCCGCGAACCGGCGCATCTATGGCCAGTGGACGTCGAGCATCCCCAGCCGCTTCGTCGGCGAACTGCCGCCGGAGCATGTCGACAGCGAGACGACGATGGCGGGCGGCGAGAGCCTGTGGCGCGCCAATTGGTCCGAACGTGCCGACCCGTTCGCCGACGTCGCGCGCGGCACCGGCCGCGGCCCGGGCTGGCAGCGTGCCGCCGGTGCAGGATCGAGCTTCACGACGCAACCGACGCGCATCGTCGAAAGCCGCGCCAGCGCGGTCAGCCTGGGCAGCAAGGGGCGCAGCGACCTGTCGCCCGGCCTGCGCGTCTTCCATCAGAAGTTCGGATATGGCGCGATCGCCGAAATCGAGGGCAACAAGCTCGAGATCGATTTCGAGAGCGCAGGCCGCAAGCGCGTCCTCGACAGTTTCGTCACCGTCGCCTGA
- a CDS encoding DUF885 domain-containing protein: protein MRVMMAASLAVIAMATAGCQVKVSDAANNTAAATPAAAAPASKGDWAKFRDGFIEGWFRLDPANAVYQGRHDFDGQLPDWSNAGLKRQAAFLHQAIDRAKGFADADLTPQDRFERDYLVQVAKGKLFWLEDADQPHINPAYYVGGGLDPNVYIARPYADAPTRMKALIAFLQRVPDATANIRANLKTPMPASFVNYGAAGFNGFADYYVGDAKKAFADVKDAALQQQLDIAAANASKAMRDLGGWVSSQKGSATGNFALGADRFQRMIAATEGVDTPLATLEAAGRADLKRNQQALAAACAQFAPGQTIPQCIDKMGENKAADGPVAEARRQIPTLRAFVIKNDLVTIPGTEEAKVEESPPYNRQNSAYIDPPGPFDKGIPSVYYISPPDPSWDKKTQDAFVPGRDDLLFTSVHEVMPGHFVQFLHANRSPSLFGRLFVGYAFAEGWAHYAEEMMWEAGLNNGDPETHVGQISNALLRDCRFLSAIGLHARGMTQEQSLKMFREQCYQDEGNSRQQAARGTYDPAYLNYTMGKLMIRKLRADWTATRGGRKAWKAFHDQFLSYGGPPIPLVRQAMMGEPTAKAVF from the coding sequence ATGCGTGTGATGATGGCGGCATCGCTGGCGGTGATCGCGATGGCGACCGCGGGATGCCAGGTGAAGGTGTCGGACGCGGCGAACAACACGGCGGCCGCGACGCCGGCTGCTGCCGCGCCTGCGAGCAAGGGCGACTGGGCGAAATTCCGCGATGGCTTCATCGAAGGGTGGTTCCGGCTCGATCCCGCCAACGCCGTCTATCAGGGGCGGCACGATTTCGACGGCCAGCTGCCCGACTGGAGCAATGCGGGGCTGAAGCGGCAGGCGGCGTTCCTGCACCAGGCGATCGACCGGGCGAAGGGCTTCGCCGACGCCGACCTGACGCCGCAGGATCGGTTCGAACGCGACTATCTGGTCCAGGTCGCGAAGGGCAAATTGTTCTGGCTGGAGGATGCCGACCAGCCGCACATCAACCCGGCCTATTACGTCGGCGGCGGGCTTGATCCCAACGTCTATATCGCGCGCCCCTATGCGGACGCGCCGACACGGATGAAGGCGCTGATCGCGTTCCTGCAGCGCGTGCCCGATGCGACGGCGAACATCCGCGCCAACCTCAAGACGCCGATGCCGGCATCCTTCGTCAATTATGGCGCGGCGGGCTTCAACGGATTTGCCGATTATTACGTGGGCGATGCGAAGAAAGCCTTTGCCGACGTCAAGGATGCCGCGCTGCAACAACAACTCGACATCGCCGCGGCCAATGCCAGCAAGGCGATGCGCGACCTGGGCGGCTGGGTGTCGAGCCAGAAGGGCAGCGCGACCGGCAATTTCGCGCTCGGCGCAGACCGGTTCCAGCGGATGATCGCGGCGACCGAGGGCGTCGACACGCCGCTCGCGACGCTGGAGGCTGCGGGCCGTGCGGACCTAAAGCGCAACCAGCAGGCGCTCGCCGCCGCCTGTGCGCAATTCGCGCCGGGCCAGACGATCCCGCAATGCATCGACAAGATGGGTGAGAACAAGGCGGCCGACGGCCCGGTCGCCGAGGCGCGGCGCCAGATCCCGACGCTGCGCGCCTTCGTCATCAAGAACGACCTCGTCACTATTCCCGGAACCGAGGAAGCGAAGGTCGAGGAGAGCCCGCCCTATAATCGCCAGAACAGCGCTTATATCGATCCACCGGGGCCGTTCGATAAGGGCATTCCATCGGTCTATTACATTTCGCCGCCCGATCCCTCGTGGGACAAGAAGACGCAGGATGCCTTCGTGCCGGGCAGGGACGATCTGCTCTTCACCTCGGTGCACGAGGTGATGCCGGGGCATTTCGTCCAGTTCCTCCATGCCAACCGCTCGCCCTCACTCTTCGGGCGGCTGTTCGTCGGCTATGCCTTTGCGGAAGGCTGGGCGCATTATGCCGAGGAGATGATGTGGGAGGCCGGGCTCAACAACGGCGATCCGGAGACGCACGTCGGCCAGATCAGCAACGCGCTGCTGCGCGATTGCCGCTTCCTGTCGGCGATCGGTCTGCATGCGCGCGGGATGACGCAGGAGCAGAGCCTGAAGATGTTCCGCGAGCAATGCTATCAGGACGAGGGCAATTCGCGCCAGCAGGCGGCGCGCGGCACGTATGATCCCGCCTATCTCAACTACACGATGGGCAAATTGATGATCCGCAAGCTGCGCGCCGACTGGACCGCGACGCGCGGTGGCCGCAAGGCGTGGAAGGCGTTCCACGACCAGTTCCTGAGCTATGGCGGCCCGCCGATCCCGCTCGTCCGCCAGGCGATGATGGGCGAACCGACCGCCAAGGCGGTGTTCTGA
- a CDS encoding UrcA family protein translates to MQRFITAATAALILCAASGTAIAASDRETVSAHVSSRGLDLGTPKDRAILDARVLRAARAACALRSGDLADRADADRCIAEMRQSAVTALAARAERRPVTLASAR, encoded by the coding sequence ATGCAGCGCTTCATTACAGCCGCGACCGCGGCGCTCATTCTGTGTGCCGCCAGCGGCACCGCCATCGCCGCAAGCGATCGCGAGACGGTTTCCGCCCACGTGTCGAGCCGGGGGCTCGACCTCGGCACTCCAAAGGATCGTGCGATCCTCGATGCGCGCGTGCTGCGCGCCGCGCGGGCGGCGTGCGCGCTGCGCAGCGGCGATCTGGCCGATCGCGCCGATGCCGACCGCTGCATCGCCGAAATGCGCCAGAGCGCGGTGACCGCGCTGGCCGCCCGCGCGGAACGCCGGCCGGTGACGCTCGCCAGCGCGCGCTGA
- a CDS encoding MFS transporter, giving the protein MQPPSARRILTASLVGTAVEFYDFYIYATAAALVFPALFFPGESASARQMLSFASFAVAFFARPVGAVVFGHFGDRVGRKSTLVASLMLMGGSTVAIAFLPTYAQIGWVAPLLLCVMRVGQGLGLGGEWGGAALLAVENAPPQRRNTWGMFPPLGAPVGFIMANGLFLLLGLVLDDAQFRAWGWRLPFLVSAVLVMLGLWVRLKLTETPAFVAAAKADDLPKVPIATLIAGHGRALIAGTGGVVACFALFYLATAFTLSYGTTTLGYGREALLGAELVAILFLAAGVIVASVLADRAGARRMLAIGFAGCIAAGLSMGPMLGAGSLAMVFAWLAFALFVMGFAYGPLGGWLPALFPAGVRYTGVSMTFNLGGIIGGALAPIAAQALAARGLWWIGLYLVAAGIVSLLGLLLVQRTAR; this is encoded by the coding sequence ATGCAACCGCCCTCGGCCCGCCGCATCCTGACCGCCAGCCTCGTCGGCACCGCGGTCGAATTCTACGATTTCTATATCTATGCGACCGCCGCCGCCCTGGTGTTTCCGGCGTTGTTCTTCCCGGGCGAAAGCGCGTCCGCGCGCCAGATGCTGAGCTTCGCGAGTTTCGCCGTCGCGTTTTTCGCGCGGCCGGTGGGTGCGGTGGTGTTCGGCCATTTCGGTGACCGCGTCGGGCGCAAGTCGACTTTGGTCGCCAGCCTGATGCTGATGGGAGGATCGACCGTCGCCATCGCCTTCCTGCCGACCTATGCGCAGATCGGCTGGGTCGCGCCGCTGCTCCTATGCGTGATGCGGGTGGGCCAGGGGCTCGGCCTTGGCGGCGAATGGGGCGGCGCGGCGCTCCTCGCGGTCGAGAACGCGCCGCCGCAGCGGCGCAACACCTGGGGCATGTTCCCGCCGCTCGGCGCACCGGTCGGCTTCATCATGGCGAACGGCCTGTTCCTGTTGCTCGGCCTGGTCCTCGACGACGCACAGTTCCGCGCCTGGGGCTGGCGCTTGCCGTTTCTGGTCAGCGCGGTGCTGGTGATGCTGGGCCTGTGGGTGCGGTTGAAACTGACCGAGACGCCGGCCTTCGTCGCGGCGGCGAAGGCGGACGATCTGCCGAAGGTGCCGATCGCCACGCTGATCGCGGGCCACGGCCGCGCGCTGATCGCGGGCACGGGCGGCGTGGTCGCCTGCTTCGCGCTCTTCTACCTCGCGACCGCGTTCACGCTCAGCTACGGTACCACGACGCTGGGTTACGGGCGCGAAGCGCTGCTCGGCGCCGAGCTGGTCGCGATCCTGTTCTTGGCGGCCGGCGTGATCGTCGCCAGCGTGCTCGCGGATCGCGCCGGCGCGCGGCGCATGCTGGCGATCGGCTTTGCCGGGTGCATCGCGGCGGGCCTGTCGATGGGGCCGATGCTCGGCGCGGGATCGCTGGCGATGGTGTTCGCGTGGCTCGCCTTCGCGCTGTTCGTGATGGGCTTTGCCTACGGCCCGCTCGGCGGCTGGCTGCCTGCGCTGTTTCCCGCCGGCGTCCGCTACACGGGCGTGTCGATGACGTTCAATCTTGGCGGCATCATCGGCGGCGCGCTCGCCCCGATCGCGGCGCAGGCGCTGGCGGCGCGCGGCCTGTGGTGGATCGGTCTGTATCTGGTCGCGGCGGGTATCGTCAGCCTCCTCGGCCTGCTGCTGGTGCAGCGCACCGCGCGCTAG
- a CDS encoding prolyl oligopeptidase family serine peptidase yields MRFGMSSAAHILLATTSLLAAAPAFAQTAPMTDANDPYLWLEDKDGAKPLAWVEAENARTLPRLQNDSRYQGFYRDALAIASAKDRIPMPSQTYGRIYNFWRDADHPQGIWRWTTPADYAAPAPKWTTVLDLDALSKAEGKKWVWKGANCLQPEERLCLVALSEGGEDAISYREFDLAAGAFVPGGFVLPKSKQGATWIDKDTLLVSRDWGAGTMTASSYPFVVKMVKRGKPLDAATEVFRGQPTDQLGTYAGMMQDGQGNRLVTIERRTTFFGGETFVWTPAGVRKLDIPARTSPSDMVDGQVVFQTSDPWGKVPAGAIASVPLAEVQKGGTLSPTVIFAPNPRQSVDQVVATKDRLVLVYNDNVRGRMAVYTPGTGGWTATPVALPDNVSLGVASADTKDDRGYVTVTGFLTPTTLLPLDAATASVGAPVKTLPAKFDAANVVVEQHEATSTDGTKVPYFIVHRKGVPLDGTTPTIMTAYGGFELPMLPGYSAITGKLWLEKGGSYVLANIRGGGEFGPAWHDAGRMTKRQIIYDDFASVAKDLFARKLTSPQKLGIYGGSNGGLLMGVEFNQHPDLWKAVTIQVPLLDMMRYEKIEAGKSWVDEYGSVDVPEQKAFLRTISPYQNIRKGVAYPEPYIWTTTKDDRVGPQHARKFAARLKEYGLPYLFYEDTAGGHSGDADIEQGARLQALQMTYFAQKLLGPANGARTAAK; encoded by the coding sequence ATGCGATTCGGAATGTCGTCCGCCGCCCATATCCTGCTCGCGACGACGAGCCTGCTTGCCGCCGCGCCGGCATTCGCGCAGACCGCGCCGATGACGGACGCCAACGACCCCTATCTTTGGCTCGAGGACAAGGATGGCGCGAAACCGCTCGCCTGGGTCGAGGCCGAGAATGCCCGCACGTTGCCGCGGCTGCAGAACGACTCGCGCTATCAGGGTTTCTACAGGGACGCGCTCGCCATCGCGTCGGCGAAGGATCGCATTCCGATGCCGAGCCAGACGTACGGGCGCATCTACAATTTCTGGCGCGACGCCGATCATCCGCAGGGCATCTGGCGGTGGACGACGCCTGCCGATTACGCCGCCCCCGCGCCGAAGTGGACGACGGTGCTCGACCTCGATGCGCTGTCGAAGGCGGAGGGCAAGAAATGGGTGTGGAAGGGCGCGAACTGCCTCCAGCCCGAAGAGCGCCTGTGCCTCGTCGCGCTGTCCGAAGGCGGCGAGGACGCGATCAGCTATCGCGAGTTCGACCTGGCGGCGGGCGCGTTCGTGCCGGGCGGATTCGTCTTGCCAAAGTCGAAGCAGGGCGCGACCTGGATCGACAAGGACACGTTGCTCGTCAGCCGCGACTGGGGCGCGGGCACGATGACGGCGTCCAGCTATCCGTTCGTCGTCAAGATGGTGAAGCGCGGCAAGCCGCTCGACGCCGCGACGGAGGTGTTCCGCGGCCAGCCGACCGACCAGCTCGGGACCTATGCCGGCATGATGCAGGACGGGCAGGGCAATCGCCTCGTCACGATCGAGCGGCGTACGACCTTCTTCGGCGGCGAGACGTTCGTGTGGACGCCCGCGGGCGTCCGCAAGCTCGACATTCCGGCGCGCACCTCGCCGTCGGACATGGTCGATGGGCAAGTCGTCTTCCAGACTAGCGATCCCTGGGGCAAGGTGCCGGCCGGCGCGATCGCCTCCGTTCCGCTCGCCGAGGTGCAGAAGGGCGGCACGCTCAGCCCGACCGTGATCTTCGCGCCGAACCCCCGCCAGTCGGTGGACCAGGTCGTCGCGACGAAGGACCGGCTGGTGCTAGTCTACAACGACAACGTCCGCGGGCGGATGGCGGTCTACACGCCGGGTACGGGCGGCTGGACCGCGACGCCGGTCGCGCTGCCCGACAACGTCTCGCTCGGCGTCGCCAGCGCGGACACCAAGGACGATCGCGGTTACGTGACTGTCACCGGCTTCCTGACGCCGACGACCCTGCTGCCGCTCGATGCGGCGACCGCCTCCGTCGGCGCGCCCGTCAAGACGCTCCCCGCCAAGTTCGATGCCGCGAACGTTGTCGTCGAGCAGCATGAGGCGACGTCGACCGACGGCACCAAGGTCCCCTATTTCATCGTGCACCGGAAGGGCGTGCCGCTCGACGGGACGACGCCGACGATCATGACCGCTTATGGCGGGTTCGAACTGCCGATGCTGCCCGGCTATTCGGCGATCACCGGCAAGCTGTGGCTGGAAAAGGGCGGTTCCTACGTCCTTGCCAATATCCGCGGCGGTGGCGAGTTCGGCCCGGCGTGGCATGACGCCGGCCGGATGACGAAGCGCCAGATCATCTACGACGATTTCGCCAGCGTCGCGAAGGACCTGTTCGCGCGGAAACTGACCAGCCCGCAGAAGCTGGGCATCTATGGCGGATCGAACGGCGGCCTGCTGATGGGTGTCGAGTTCAACCAGCATCCCGACCTTTGGAAGGCGGTGACCATCCAGGTGCCGCTGCTCGACATGATGCGGTACGAGAAGATCGAGGCGGGCAAGTCGTGGGTCGACGAATATGGCTCGGTCGACGTGCCCGAGCAGAAGGCGTTCCTGCGCACGATTTCGCCTTATCAGAATATCCGCAAGGGCGTCGCCTATCCCGAACCCTATATCTGGACCACGACCAAGGACGACCGCGTCGGCCCGCAACATGCGCGCAAGTTCGCGGCGCGGTTGAAGGAATATGGCCTGCCGTATCTGTTCTACGAGGATACGGCGGGCGGCCATTCGGGTGACGCGGACATCGAACAGGGCGCGCGGCTGCAGGCGTTGCAGATGACCTATTTCGCGCAGAAATTGCTCGGCCCGGCGAACGGGGCGCGCACCGCAGCGAAATAG